A region from the Maridesulfovibrio zosterae DSM 11974 genome encodes:
- a CDS encoding STAS domain-containing protein has protein sequence MGVGWKFESSIEEVLIKITGEVDFTGTPELRDEMHNFVSKTSGLVQVDLSELEYLDSSGLASLIELRKILDKDGRSVKIIAVTDQVDRLLNLTQVKSLFGMK, from the coding sequence ATGGGGGTAGGCTGGAAATTTGAATCCTCTATTGAGGAAGTGCTGATCAAGATAACGGGTGAGGTTGATTTTACAGGAACACCTGAACTCAGAGATGAAATGCATAATTTTGTAAGTAAAACATCCGGCCTTGTTCAGGTTGATCTTTCTGAATTGGAATATCTTGATAGTTCAGGGCTGGCCTCTTTAATTGAGCTCAGAAAAATACTTGATAAAGACGGCAGAAGTGTAAAAATAATAGCCGTAACTGATCAAGTGGATAGGTTGCTCAATCTCACTCAAGTTAAATCTTTATTCGGGATGAAATAG
- a CDS encoding DnaJ family domain-containing protein, producing the protein MYFIHAIAEAKIKEAEHKGDFENLSCSGRPIEYEDDSMIPPDLRMAYKALKNAGYLPPEMQLRKDIHSALDLLEHMEDEKERYKQIQKVNLLLERVKNSRGMKISIDEEDTYYKSIVERITLHSNKSKG; encoded by the coding sequence ATGTATTTTATACATGCAATAGCAGAAGCCAAAATTAAAGAAGCAGAGCACAAAGGTGATTTTGAGAATCTTTCCTGCTCTGGAAGACCTATCGAATACGAAGATGATTCCATGATTCCTCCTGATTTACGTATGGCATATAAGGCCTTAAAAAATGCTGGATATCTGCCTCCTGAAATGCAACTCAGAAAAGATATCCATTCTGCCCTTGATTTGCTTGAACATATGGAAGATGAAAAAGAGCGTTATAAACAAATCCAGAAGGTTAATCTTCTTCTTGAAAGGGTAAAGAATTCTCGGGGTATGAAAATTTCCATTGACGAGGAAGATACTTATTATAAAAGCATCGTCGAACGCATAACCTTACATAGTAATAAATCCAAGGGATAA
- a CDS encoding MlaE family ABC transporter permease yields MNGLQVLAWMISRLMACLRLRSGKKKSFYRKRLFRDLAQVGADSIPIVSVISACTGIILALQSAQQLEKVGAISYVANLVGVTIIRELGPLLTAIIVTGRSGAAFTAEIATMQISEEIDALEVMGIEPVRFLVVPKLIAMLIMVPCLTIWSDFIGIFSGGVFSAVALGINETTYFNNSVEFLQLHDVLAGLVKSVGFAVAITVIGCWQGFLAREGAADVGRKTTNSVVISIFMIILLDLFFTALNFIFR; encoded by the coding sequence ATGAACGGATTGCAGGTGCTCGCATGGATGATCTCAAGATTAATGGCATGCTTGCGTCTAAGATCGGGTAAAAAAAAATCTTTTTATCGAAAACGTCTTTTCCGTGATTTGGCTCAAGTCGGGGCAGATTCAATTCCCATTGTAAGTGTTATTTCTGCCTGTACGGGAATCATTCTGGCTCTGCAATCTGCACAGCAGCTGGAAAAAGTAGGAGCTATAAGCTACGTAGCCAATCTCGTCGGGGTGACCATTATCCGCGAGCTTGGGCCCTTACTTACAGCTATTATTGTCACTGGACGTTCCGGTGCCGCCTTTACTGCTGAAATTGCGACCATGCAGATTTCAGAAGAAATTGATGCCCTTGAAGTTATGGGTATCGAACCCGTCCGTTTTCTTGTTGTTCCCAAATTGATTGCTATGCTGATTATGGTTCCCTGTCTGACTATCTGGTCTGATTTCATTGGAATTTTTTCTGGTGGAGTATTTTCTGCCGTTGCTCTTGGTATCAACGAAACTACATATTTCAATAATTCAGTAGAGTTTTTGCAACTGCATGACGTATTGGCTGGATTAGTTAAAAGTGTCGGTTTTGCTGTTGCAATTACCGTTATTGGGTGTTGGCAAGGATTTCTGGCGCGTGAAGGAGCAGCTGATGTTGGTCGTAAAACAACGAATTCTGTGGTAATATCAATTTTTATGATAATTTTATTGGATCTATTTTTTACAGCTCTTAATTTTATATTCAGGTGA
- a CDS encoding MlaD family protein yields the protein MVLNPRSSAKDIIKAALAAVAGMIVLGLFIIFLGGHDFFSNYSQYKILFHNVKDLTSGRPVKYAGLSIGKVKSIEVEPSNPGKISVIINIDEDFPLYEGTVATVTQKGLVGDNYILLQLNGEAGQKLPIGAQIPAAIFMSMNDVAAEMGKSIAKLVPQLEKAVRGFEKLFSDKNMSNIEKSLEMAPALLSQTNATLVSFGKEWKNLSRTGASAMHTGSKSITLLTAEVADTLQKIEDVLLALEGNLSKTLLNVDGQVVRAVDGIEVLTKDLSRNMEYDQEELEMILVNINRLSREMNRLARSLRERPWQVFNPPKGASDE from the coding sequence ATGGTACTAAATCCCCGCAGTTCTGCAAAAGATATTATCAAAGCCGCTTTGGCCGCTGTTGCGGGAATGATTGTGCTTGGTCTTTTTATTATCTTCCTTGGAGGACATGATTTTTTTTCAAACTATTCTCAATATAAAATTTTATTTCATAATGTGAAGGACCTTACGTCAGGACGTCCTGTTAAATACGCAGGACTGAGTATCGGGAAGGTTAAGTCAATAGAAGTTGAACCGTCTAATCCCGGTAAAATATCTGTAATAATTAATATTGATGAAGACTTTCCTCTCTACGAAGGGACAGTGGCCACAGTTACCCAGAAAGGGCTGGTTGGTGATAACTATATTTTATTGCAGCTTAATGGAGAGGCCGGCCAAAAATTACCGATTGGAGCGCAGATTCCTGCTGCAATTTTTATGAGCATGAATGATGTGGCTGCTGAAATGGGGAAATCCATAGCCAAACTGGTTCCACAACTCGAAAAGGCTGTAAGAGGCTTTGAGAAGCTCTTTTCTGATAAAAACATGTCTAACATCGAAAAAAGTCTTGAAATGGCTCCTGCGCTTTTGTCACAAACAAATGCAACGTTAGTTTCATTTGGTAAAGAATGGAAAAATCTTTCCAGAACCGGGGCGTCAGCGATGCATACCGGTTCAAAAAGTATCACACTGTTAACGGCTGAGGTTGCAGACACATTGCAAAAGATAGAAGATGTTCTCTTAGCTCTTGAAGGAAATCTGAGTAAGACTTTGCTTAATGTTGATGGGCAGGTCGTTCGGGCTGTAGACGGTATAGAAGTACTGACAAAAGACCTTAGCAGAAACATGGAATATGATCAGGAAGAGTTGGAAATGATCCTTGTTAATATAAACAGGCTTTCGCGTGAAATGAATCGACTGGCAAGATCTCTTCGTGAACGTCCGTGGCAGGTGTTCAACCCGCCTAAAGGGGCTTCAGATGAATAA
- a CDS encoding ABC transporter ATP-binding protein produces MKSSRLAQDIILKELSLGYPGKVLMENLSAVLPAGKISVILGGSGCGKSTLLRHILGLNTPVSGEIFLGKTNLTDLSDEQAYTKIRTRMGVLFQDGAMLGSLTLGENVALPLQEHTELPDSIIEEVVMMKLRMVGLGDFIHYFPSQLSGGMRKRAGLARAMVMDPTTLLCDEPSSGLDPITAADLDQLILKLKETFNVTTIVVTHDLDSLFNIADFVVVLHKNMCLYQGDLEGLRNSDDPYIINFLERRPTKLDDNMERAVMFRSRV; encoded by the coding sequence ATGAAATCATCAAGACTTGCTCAGGACATAATCCTCAAAGAATTAAGCCTCGGTTATCCGGGTAAAGTTTTGATGGAAAACTTGAGTGCAGTTCTTCCAGCAGGTAAAATAAGTGTTATTTTAGGTGGTTCAGGTTGTGGTAAATCAACTCTTCTGCGTCATATACTTGGGCTTAATACTCCTGTATCTGGAGAAATATTTTTAGGAAAAACAAATCTTACAGATTTAAGTGATGAGCAGGCTTATACTAAAATCAGGACTCGTATGGGAGTGTTGTTTCAGGATGGCGCAATGCTGGGGTCACTTACTTTAGGCGAAAATGTTGCTCTTCCATTACAGGAGCATACTGAGCTGCCTGATTCAATAATTGAAGAAGTTGTGATGATGAAGTTACGCATGGTGGGACTTGGAGATTTCATTCACTATTTTCCGAGCCAGCTCTCAGGAGGCATGCGCAAAAGAGCAGGGCTTGCACGAGCAATGGTTATGGACCCTACCACATTGCTTTGTGATGAACCTTCTTCCGGTCTGGACCCGATAACAGCCGCTGATCTTGATCAGTTGATCTTAAAGCTCAAAGAAACTTTTAATGTAACAACTATAGTTGTTACTCATGATCTGGACAGCCTTTTTAATATTGCCGACTTCGTTGTAGTATTGCATAAAAATATGTGTCTTTATCAAGGTGATCTTGAAGGACTGCGTAATTCTGATGATCCATATATTATCAATTTTCTGGAACGCAGGCCTACTAAGCTTGATGATAATATGGAACGGGCAGTAATGTTTCGAAGTAGAGTTTAA
- a CDS encoding WD40 repeat domain-containing protein encodes MILRYLNISAMILTIAVIAAQPMELKAASRERVGEFYIDVPRQLNKGTTRSLKDYVSKLMGSEYVSAAKLYDPPLEGLEDKLYISVKREKAVPIIAGGVSSYAGNEEGLAAALNDGSIRVWSKYKCSKLKLPGGGGAESVGYGPGSPTLAATSKLGEKLYVYDLEKCTRIPGDIPVEHGPVKMMSVSRTGDWMALIDSFNGLLCGPVTGPLKEISIMEGTPLYLGFTPGQGVLVAIEASGKIIKWGMKNHSPLSADLVPGGPFVSVRMSGYVVCLSIEDGKEIYWDLSKRSIVKKTEALKQEPSWIYEQNGVLVYSTGVDRWKITEHLGRPMFIVSQSVKEKLLRVRDLDGETRYYSTLDGKKNIEIDTDDWKMISPKKGVYTVGRSSFRLYDPVCQKGSQMLYSRYIEGKGFYLWWELAGNYAKKNPHPMELPIRETILADKPAQWVPLVEGKIR; translated from the coding sequence ATGATTTTAAGATATTTGAATATTTCAGCCATGATACTTACTATTGCTGTTATTGCAGCACAACCCATGGAACTTAAGGCTGCGTCTCGTGAAAGAGTCGGAGAATTCTATATTGATGTTCCTAGACAGCTAAATAAAGGAACAACCAGGTCACTTAAAGATTATGTCTCAAAGCTCATGGGCAGTGAATATGTCAGCGCTGCGAAACTTTATGATCCCCCTTTAGAAGGACTTGAAGACAAACTGTATATTTCAGTTAAGCGTGAAAAGGCTGTGCCTATTATTGCAGGAGGAGTTTCATCATATGCAGGAAACGAGGAGGGACTTGCAGCAGCTCTTAATGATGGAAGTATACGTGTCTGGAGCAAATATAAGTGCAGCAAATTGAAGTTACCGGGAGGAGGCGGTGCAGAGAGTGTCGGTTATGGTCCCGGTAGTCCTACTCTGGCTGCTACCTCTAAACTGGGTGAAAAGCTATACGTATACGACCTTGAAAAGTGTACTAGAATTCCCGGTGATATACCGGTTGAACACGGTCCTGTGAAGATGATGTCTGTTTCCCGTACGGGTGACTGGATGGCGCTCATAGACAGTTTTAATGGACTGTTGTGCGGACCGGTTACCGGACCGTTAAAAGAAATATCTATTATGGAGGGGACCCCTCTTTATCTTGGTTTTACACCTGGACAGGGGGTCTTGGTAGCTATTGAAGCCTCGGGTAAAATAATTAAATGGGGTATGAAGAATCATTCACCATTGTCCGCAGATCTAGTCCCCGGTGGACCTTTTGTTTCTGTCAGAATGTCAGGGTACGTAGTATGTCTGTCTATCGAGGATGGCAAAGAAATATATTGGGATTTAAGTAAGCGTTCAATAGTAAAAAAGACAGAAGCATTAAAGCAGGAACCCTCTTGGATCTATGAGCAGAATGGTGTTTTGGTATATTCCACAGGCGTAGACCGCTGGAAAATCACTGAACATCTTGGACGGCCTATGTTTATTGTTTCCCAATCTGTAAAAGAAAAGTTGCTTAGAGTTCGTGACCTTGATGGAGAAACCAGATACTATAGTACCTTGGATGGCAAAAAAAATATTGAAATTGATACTGATGACTGGAAAATGATATCACCGAAAAAGGGTGTCTACACGGTAGGAAGGAGTTCTTTTCGTTTATATGATCCCGTATGCCAAAAAGGATCGCAGATGCTCTATAGCCGGTATATAGAAGGGAAGGGGTTCTATTTATGGTGGGAGTTAGCTGGCAATTATGCAAAAAAGAATCCTCATCCCATGGAACTGCCTATCAGAGAAACTATTTTGGCTGATAAACCGGCTCAATGGGTTCCACTCGTTGAGGGGAAGATTAGATAG